In Polyodon spathula isolate WHYD16114869_AA chromosome 11, ASM1765450v1, whole genome shotgun sequence, one genomic interval encodes:
- the LOC121323024 gene encoding speriolin-like protein, which translates to MGSLEMSGICKIQKTQDHIHSPTQDFLSTSLTMGTHDQGKDPSQYSTVETHPALKSQVQKQCILRSPVSDKDMILRSAVSDKDMTTKQAVNGKERTKNKVSFLDGNKGKGEGAVEDTTMQCFYSHGMKMFPNGEKDCRVMGEIAFQLERRILAVVFPGTTRLYGYTVSNIPEKIQQRPQNPVPGLVDQQTSRDLTQRYCALMSQLERFGYNWKIHPAFCEFIINTYGILRQRPQEQPQLAYNDPVALRKVAIDTVPAKFLRDSMMILNCLCELSRSDGKPLFTW; encoded by the exons ATGGGGTCCTTGGAAATGAGTGGGATATGCAAGATACAGAAGACTCAAGACCATATCCACAGCCCAACCCAAGACTTCCTCTCCACATCGCTGACAATGGGAACGCATGACCAAGGCAAGGACCCCTCCCAGTACAGCACTGTGGAAACACACCCTGCTTTAAAGAGTCAAGTCCAGAAACAATGTATCCTGCGCAGTCCAGTCTCAGATAAGGACATGATCCTGCGCAGTGCAGTCTCAGATAAGGACATGACCACCAAACAGGCTGTCAACGGGAAAGAGCGTACAAAAAACAAGGTCTCATTTTTAGATGGTAATAAAGGGAAAGGTGAAGGTGCTGTTGAGGACACAACGATGCAGTGCTTCTACAGTCATG GTATGAAAATGTTCCCAAACGGGGAGAAAGACTGCCGAGTGATGGGAGAGATTGCTTTccagttggagaggaggatctTGGCTGTGGTGTTTCCAGGGACAACACGGCTGTATGGATACACCGTTTCAAACATTCCTGAGAAGATACAACAG AGACCACAAAACCCGGTCCCTGGATTAGTGGATCAGCAGACCAGCAGAGACTTGACGCAGCGCTACTGTGCACTGATGTCCCAGCTGGAGAGGTTTGGGTACAACTGGAAGATTCATCCTGCATTTTGTGAATTTATCATCAACACATATGGCATTCTGAGACAAAGGCCACAGGAGCAGCCCCAACTGGCCTACAATGATCCTGTTGCCCTGAGGAAAGTTGCTATAGATACAGTCCCTGCTAAATTCCTACGGGACTCCATGATGATTCTGAACTGCCTCTGTGAGCTCTCTAGGAGTGATGGCAAGCCGTTATTTACCTGGTAA